GCAAAATCTAACTGATCAAAATATGACCTTTACCTGCACCTTCCCCAAGATTTCTGAACAAAAATATGACACTTGGATCCAAACAGTGACAGTTAAGCTCTATAATGATGCACTGGGTGAACAGCATCTGATAACTTCATAGCTCTCTTGGCCCCAACTTTCTAAAACCTCAAACTATCTTTTTCTTGGACAATGTCATCATATCTCTACCAGTAAAAACTTTGAATTGCTTCCCTTCTTTGAAGATGATTTCTTTCTTTGGCCAAATATAGGCTCAATGTTTCTTTCTTAACTGGATGGTATATGCAAAACAAGATATCAAACACAACAAATttcttatgaaaagaaaattacttgAGCAGCTTAAATAAGGaaaatataaagtatttttgtGATAGAATCATCTCTTGCACCGATTTATCTTAGTCGAGTTCATTCAACGATAGCAAGCCTCACAAACCAAAATTCGGAGGAAAGCAAGCCCATGCAAGTTGTGTACAAAATAGCTGATGAAGACGAGATTATAGATAAGTCTATTGATCGAATTTGATAGAAATGTAAGCAAGTTTCCCATCACTTTGAGCTCTCTTTTCTAGTTAATCTTTTATTAATCCCGAAGTCTTTGAAGTCTCCCTTTTCACTTTAATGTCTGCATAAAAAGGGCACCAGCAGATATTATTCATTGCAACATGTGCTACATTATGTCCAAGAGACAACAAACTCCTTATGGCAAAAGACACAACATAGGAATTCATCAAGGGTTCAACTTTCAGAGATTTCTTCTCTTGGTAAGtgaattaaaatttttccaAGATCCCAAAAGTAAACCAGCAGGATTTTCACAATCTCGCAccaaaagggaaggaaaaaaaaactgcaatCCTCATTTGACAAAATCCCTTATATTAACCATTTCGCAACTTCAGTACATATGCCATCATTGTTGTGAAGATATAAAAAAGAATCTCTCCTTAGGAAGTACTACAAAACTATAAAATTCACcaagaaataataacaaaagaaaataatacagAGAAAAACATAACAGGATAACAAATTGCCAAACATAGAAGGCATCAGGAAATAGCTTTCAAACATCAAATAGACTAGCATTAGCATTAGTTTTGTGTCATTATTGCTAATAATCAGTGATCTTAATTATAGCAGTTCAAAATTAAACCTGTATACTGATTCTCAATATggtttggaaataaaattatgtatcAAATCAATCATCTATGAAAAAAGACATCCTGCAAGTGTTTACCTATGATcctttctcttaccaaatgaaACCAGTCTGCCCAAATAGGACTAACATTTGGGAATGCTAGTTGGAAATTTCAGTTCTTGAGACATTTGATTGTGAAAGTGGTGAGGTCAATCGAGCAtatgtttggaaaaagtttaGCGAGATGCGATTTTTTAAGCTTAAACCtttgtgtttagttttttttttttttggtgtgggGGGGTTCATAGAAATTGACACACCTGGTTagatgagagtttttttttacagaagataaaaaaatagttttggtGTTTAAGAGATGGTTGAATTGGAAGCTAAAAATATTCTACAAATGTTTTAAACCAAACGTGTACTAAAATTTTAAGCTCACATTACAAgtataaatttaaatgtatactCAATGCATTTGACATACTGCATTACATAGCCAAAGCAGTAGTAGCATCCATTAGTTTTCTGCCTTACATAGCAAACCCAGAGCATAGAGATGGGACAAGGGTTATGGCAAATGGACAATGAAAGCAACACCGTTGGTCAGATGTATGGCTTTGTTAATTGGAGTTGACTATTCTCGCACGGGcaataataacattttttggaattctaTCTACCCACGATGTTCTAAACAACTTGTTCATGTTTTATCGGGCAATGTCATATAAGTTCTAGGCATATAGGAGAAACATAGGCATTGTGCCATGAATCTTTACTGCCATATATAACAAAGAAAGGCACAATGTATACTAagaatccaattttttttataggtggaTACTGAGAATCCAATAATAATTcatcaactcaaaacttttgCCTGACCACAACAAATGAAATGAACAAATAGAATATGCAGAGGATTATAACAAAGCAGTTGTGCATACCCCATGGCaccaaaaagattaaaagaacCATAATAGTACTCCAAGCATGTAGCACTGAATTTCTTTTTAAGTGCATATAgcatttaagttatttttttttttaggaggtGACATATAGCATGAAAGTATTAAGAAtgacaaaaacaacaacaatcCCCAATTTTTAATGGAAAGTCTTCTGAGAGATAAAATCCAAACCTTGAGTCATGCCTAGCTGGTGTAGGTGACCTTGAGTAAGCTGTGACGagtaaaaataagtttagataaTTTAGCAAAAATTTAAAGCAACAAACAGTTCTTTTCACAAAAGAACTACAAATAATACTTTTCCaacttcacaaaaataaattgattgCAGAAGTGAAGGCTCAAACTAACAGCGGTATCGGCGTCTAGGAGACCTTGGAGGAGTTCTCCTTCTGCTTCCTCCATATCTACCACTTTTTTTAGGTGTACAGGGTAGGAATGTAAAACAGAGTCAGCAAGCGCTTGATAAGGTAAACAGTTTATCACAATTTCAAAGAAGATTCCAGACACCAAAAAGGCCTTActggaaaattcaaaataactgAAACGTTGTTATACCTTGTACGGGAAGTTACACGCATTTCTTGAGGCGTTTTTCTGTTCTCCTCAGCAAACACAATTCGTATTTCACGTCCACCGATAATTGTATGGTTCAGTTGTTGTTTTGCTTCTGCAGCATCTTCAGCATAACGGTACTTCACAAATCCAAAGCCCCGTGGCTCCCTATGcgtacaaaaaaagaaaaaaaaaaacatgattcaCTCCCTCAAATTAACTGTATCAAGAACTTGGACCACAAtgtcaacaaaaaataaacaattttcccTTTTCACGAAAATATTTGCTTAATGAATTATACCGTTTTCAACATGCACACGTACACACATTCACACACATAAACATTACCACACAAACATTACAATAGATATGTAGCACCAAACTCATCTATATTCTTATATTCTTGAATATGCCATGACTTAAAGTGTCTTTTATTCAGATTTTCTAACCAATATTTCAATATTAGACATGCTTTCGACTCTGGGAAATAATCTTTAATGTTACTTGAGAACTCATAAATGATCTGTGTACAAAGAGATATAGTAGTGAGCGGCGAAACCATTGTTCATTGATTTTAAGCATAAAACCTACAAAACAATGAATGTGTTGCTGTATTACGAAACAAAACATAAGGACAGCAACTAGATACATCTCTAGGCACTTGCTACAAGTAACTTAACTTAACGGCGTATATGAACTGAGaactataatataagtatattaatcTCCCAATCAAGTTTTCAACAAACTTACCTTGAGAAAGCAAATCATTCAAAGTGTGACTCTTGATCAAACAgataaaatcaatcaaatcaACCAATGAAAGACACACAATAAGCAACCAACAGCCAGCACAAATATAGTGCAGACGAAAAACATACCCGGTATAGTAGTTCTTTGGTAGATAAACATCCTTCACGGGACCATATCGCTCGAATGGAATCCTCAGGTCTTCTGTCCTGCACATCGTAGTTCAAAGTCTCAAACATTTCATTCTTTAACAGTGGAGTATTCGCTGATTACATTGAGAGTTTAGAAAATAGTTAAGAGTTGAAAtttgaagagaaataatattacgATGATCGGACACCACAAACAGGgataataatacaaaattttctaTTGAGAAAAAGacttgaagaagaaaggaaaataccTTGCGTCAAGGGGGAGATTGCGGACCAGCAAACCAGAAGGAGCAGGGGAGCGACGGTCTCTGTAGGATCTGCCTTCTCGATAGCGATCGCGAGGCTCATCTTCGTATCGCTTGCGACCGCGTGGCGGAGTTCGGCTCCGCCGGCGAGGGCTGTAGCTTCTGCTACGGCTCCTGTACCTCGCCATTGCTGCAGATTCTCTCACTTTTGCTCAAGATTAAAAGCCGATTGAGAAACCCTCGGAGTGGAGAGGGCTTGAACTTTGAGCACGGATCACAGAAacaaaacctaaaccctaaccctaacccagACCCAAACCCTAAACCATGGAAAAAGGGGGGAAATATGCGCTCGATATGATAATATAGAGGTATGTGTTGGACGTCGTTTGGAAAGTTTTGGAGGGAGAGGATAAGGGCGTGGATAACTAAAGCGGCCACTATATAGTGAGCAATAAGTCAGTGGTTGACTGAAGCCCTTTGCTCTGGCCTTAATTCGGCCCATTGTTATGTTGGACTTAAGGCCGTATCCCGCCCAATATGGGCCTGAACCATTTGTTTCCAGGCCCGTTATCCTGGATCGTATTGATATCTAGCATTAAGATGAATATATTTATCCTATTATAATAAGCACCTATCACGCTTCTACAGTAATAAACAGTAAGATTTTGTCCATCCGTGTAACTTTTTCGTGTGTGCTGTGTGGTTACTTTTTTATCCCTCTATTTTCTGCTTTTGTGTCCGTTTATGCGAGGTCTTTTGGTTAGCTGTGTCAGAGGGTCAGCagctttactttttttttcctatttgtcTTTTTACTTTCCTATTTCGTTTCCATCTTcactttttatttcttcttctcgccgaaagtaacatttttctctcttcttctttctcctctctctcttctctacaTCTTCATCTATGCGCtatctctccttttttttttttcttcttcttcttctctatctCTTCTCTACATCTTCTTTATTGGTGGATTGTCACCAGGTGTTTAGAAAATGCAGCTCATGTAGAAGCATTCAAGTGGCAGCTTACCAATGAAAATAAAGGCTATTGCGTGAGAGAAGCAGGTCATGCAACTGCCACTCGAGATGGTCAAACCAAGATCGGCGACAGTGGCATCGTGCGGGGTGGtgaagctgagagagagaaagagagagggatcATCTAATGTGCGGTGGCAGCACTTACCCAAGGAcgaacaaagagacaacaacacCGTGGGAGGTTGTGACAGATGCTGGGCTGAGGTGATGGTGCGGCGAAGGGCTGATGGCCAAACACGAGGTGAAGGATGCACGTAGTAATGGTCTGGATGGAGGTTGATGGTGGCGTTGTTCGACTAGGTTGCGTCGAACGATGACAAGCAAAAAAGAGAAACTACTCTATTTTCAGGAAGTAAAATAAAGGTACCTTCGATGTTTGCTTGACCGTGGAGGAGGCCGGGTGGCTGGCGACAGTGGTTCTCGGTGGAGGAAAAATGGGCTGCGGTGGATGTTGTTTGGCGTTAACCAATGGCTGAGTAGAAGATGTAGGTTGCGGGGAGATGGTTTTCGTGGTGAGGAAGTTGGTGGTGGAGGAGGCTTGCAGAGGT
Above is a genomic segment from Juglans microcarpa x Juglans regia isolate MS1-56 chromosome 1D, Jm3101_v1.0, whole genome shotgun sequence containing:
- the LOC121242254 gene encoding serine/arginine-rich SC35-like splicing factor SCL28 isoform X1 produces the protein MARYRSRSRSYSPRRRSRTPPRGRKRYEDEPRDRYREGRSYRDRRSPAPSGLLVRNLPLDARTEDLRIPFERYGPVKDVYLPKNYYTGEPRGFGFVKYRYAEDAAEAKQQLNHTIIGGREIRIVFAEENRKTPQEMRVTSRTSGRYGGSRRRTPPRSPRRRYRSYSRSPTPARHDSRDRGARDDYRSPVHSRSISRSPPRDERDYRRSPSPRENGRSPRAARDYAPSRSLSPRGHDRSPSRSRSRSYSPR
- the LOC121242254 gene encoding serine/arginine-rich SC35-like splicing factor SCL28 isoform X2, yielding MARYRSRSRSYSPRRRSRTPPRGRKRYEDEPRDRYREGRSYRDRRSPAPSGLLVRNLPLDARTEDLRIPFERYGPVKDVYLPKNYYTGEPRGFGFVKYRYAEDAAEAKQQLNHTIIGGREIRIVFAEENRKTPQEMRVTSRTRDRGARDDYRSPVHSRSISRSPPRDERDYRRSPSPRENGRSPRAARDYAPSRSLSPRGHDRSPSRSRSRSYSPR